From Dermochelys coriacea isolate rDerCor1 chromosome 9, rDerCor1.pri.v4, whole genome shotgun sequence, one genomic window encodes:
- the LOC119861067 gene encoding LOW QUALITY PROTEIN: cytochrome P450 2J2-like (The sequence of the model RefSeq protein was modified relative to this genomic sequence to represent the inferred CDS: deleted 1 base in 1 codon), translated as MQLQDNFQRDSTPAERKLIKQHGEMLGITEVSVALIVCLLIAQFLKLQWTCRRFPPGPTPLPIIGNLWLLDFKLHRENLVKLTNIYGNIYTVWMGQTPVIVLNGYKAVKDGLISHSEEISGRPLTPFYRDLMGEKGIFLTSGHTWKQQRRFGMTFLRSLGLGKKSLEHRIQEETRHLVEDFASQKGKPFDPHTHIVHAVANVICTVVFGHRFSSEDDSFNRLIKAIYFVIFFQATIWGRMYDAFPWFMHHLPGPHQEVFVYNDFMHNLVKNEIRSHEERWKEDDSLDLIDFYLAQIAKTKDDPTSTFNEDNMIQTVVDLLLGGTETTTITLCWALLYMLQYPDIQEKVQKELDTVLEPSQLIHYEDRKKLPYTNAVIHEILRYSNITAVGTPRQCVKDTSVLGFPIEKGTIVLPNLHSAVYDSEHWETPWKFNPSHFLDSDGNFVNNEAFIPFSAGHRVCLGEQMARTELFIFFVNLLRVFTLQLPEGVKEVNLDYILGAVLQPYPYKLHVVPR; from the exons ATGCAGCTCCAAGACAATTTTCAGAGAGACAGTACCCCT GCAGAAAGGAAATTGATAAAGCAGCACGGTGAGATGTTGGGGATAACTGAGGTTTCAGTGGCTCTGATTGTGTGTCTCCTGATTGCACAGTTTCTGAAGTTGCAATGGACATGTAGACGGTTTCCTCCTGGACCAACTCCCCTACCCATTATTGGCAACTTATGGCTGCTGGACTTTAAACTCCACCGAGAAAATCTTGTTAAG TTAACCAACATCTATGGCAACATTTACACAGTGTGGATGGGGCAGACACCTGTGATTGTATTGAATGGATACAAAGCAGTAAAAGATGGCCTTATCTCCCATTCAGAAGAGATTTCTGGACGGCCTCTCACCCCCTTCTATAGGGATCTGATgggagaaaaag GTATTTTCCTGACAAGCGGTCACACCTGGAAGCAGCAGAGACGCTTTGGTATGACGTTTCTAAGGAGCCTAGGACTGGGTAAGAAAAGCCTGGAGCACCGAATACAAGAGGAGACCAGACACCTGGTGGAGGACTTTGCGAGTCAGAAAG GGAAACCCTTCGACCCCCATACCCACATTGTCCATGCTGTCGCAAATGTGATTTGCACTGTGGTTTTTGGCCATCGCTTCTCCAGTGAGGATGATTCCTTCAACCGGCTCATCAAAGCCATCTATTTTGTGATCTTCTTCCAGGCCACTATCTGGGGCAGG ATGTATGATGCTTTCCCATGGTTTATGCATCATCTCCCAGGACCTCACCAGGAAGTGTTTGTGTACAATGATTTTATGCATAATTTAGTTAAGAACGAAATACGAAGTCATGAGGAGAGATGGAAAGAAGATGATTCACTGGATCTCATTGACTTCTACCTGGCTCAGATAGCAAAA ACCAAAGatgaccccacctccaccttTAATGAAGATAACATGATTCAGACTGTGGTTGATCTTTTGCTGGGAGGGACAGAAACCACAACTATCACCCTGTGCTGGGCACTCCTCTATATGCTGCAATACCCAGATATCCAAG agaaagtccagaagGAACTAGACACTGTCCTGGAACCTTCCCAACTAATCCACTATGAGGACCGGAAGAAACTGCCTTACACAAATGCTGTGATTCATGAGATCTTGCGCTACAGCAACATTACTGCTGTCGGGACCCCTCGACAGTGCGTGAAGGATACATCAGTGCTGGGGTTTCCCATTGAAAAG GGCACAATTGTATTGCCAAATTTACACTCTGCTGTATACGATTCCGAACACTGGGAGACCCCATGGAAGTTCAACCCGAGTCACTTTCTCGATTCAGATGGCAACTTTGTAAACAATGAAGCATTCATACCTTTCTCAGCAG GGCATCGGGTGTGTTTGGGGGAACAGATGGCAAGAACTGAGCTCTTCATCTTCTTTGTCAACCTGCTGCGGGTGTTCACACTCCAGCTTCCAGAGGGAGTGAAGGAGGTCAATCTGGACTATATTTTAGGGGCTGTATTGCAGCCATATCCATATAAGCTCCATGTGGTTCCACGCTAG